A genomic stretch from Alteribacter keqinensis includes:
- a CDS encoding Gfo/Idh/MocA family protein, translating into MNIGIISFAHLHAVGYAKAISSIPDVNLTGIAYEEDPEKGKEFADTFNTEFYSSVDALLHSEVEAVIITSENSRHVDHVVKAAKAKKHILCEKPIATTLEDGRKIMKVCKEEGVLFQTAFPVRYNTPVLEGKRIVESGALGTILAMKGLNRGTNPGGWFNDKELAGGGAVMDHTVHVTDIMRWYTGSEVKSVHAETGNLFGTPGVEDAGLLTLEFESGAFATLDCSWSRNEKYPTWGDVVLEVVGTQGNLKIDAFGQRLHVYSNENGTSWESWGDDMDKEMIQGFMSHVREGKEPSVTARDGYEALRVALAAYEASASKKGVVLER; encoded by the coding sequence GTGAATATAGGCATTATTAGTTTTGCCCACCTTCATGCTGTGGGATATGCAAAAGCGATTAGTTCAATTCCGGATGTTAATTTGACAGGGATTGCTTACGAAGAAGATCCTGAAAAAGGAAAAGAGTTTGCAGATACATTTAACACTGAGTTTTACAGTTCCGTCGACGCCCTTCTCCATTCTGAAGTGGAAGCTGTGATTATTACATCAGAAAACTCCCGACATGTTGATCACGTGGTCAAGGCTGCGAAAGCCAAGAAGCATATTTTGTGTGAAAAGCCGATTGCGACCACCCTTGAAGACGGAAGAAAAATTATGAAGGTTTGTAAGGAAGAGGGTGTGTTGTTTCAAACAGCCTTTCCGGTCAGATATAATACTCCTGTTCTTGAAGGGAAACGCATTGTGGAAAGCGGTGCACTCGGTACCATTTTAGCCATGAAAGGGCTGAACAGAGGCACAAACCCGGGCGGGTGGTTTAATGACAAGGAGCTTGCAGGCGGCGGTGCCGTAATGGACCATACTGTTCATGTTACGGATATCATGAGATGGTATACAGGCTCTGAAGTGAAGTCCGTTCATGCGGAAACAGGAAACCTGTTTGGTACACCTGGGGTGGAAGATGCCGGTCTTTTAACACTGGAATTTGAAAGTGGCGCATTTGCTACCCTTGACTGCAGCTGGTCCAGAAATGAAAAGTACCCTACTTGGGGTGATGTGGTCCTGGAGGTTGTCGGAACACAGGGAAACCTTAAAATCGATGCGTTTGGCCAGCGTCTGCATGTCTATTCCAATGAGAACGGCACATCATGGGAGTCATGGGGAGATGACATGGACAAAGAGATGATTCAAGGATTTATGTCTCATGTAAGAGAAGGTAAAGAACCATCAGTAACTGCGCGTGACGGATATGAAGCACTTCGTGTCGCCTTGGCGGCTTATGAAGCCTCAGCTTCGAAAAAAGGTGTCGTTCTCGAACGGTAA
- a CDS encoding ROK family protein, whose amino-acid sequence MKKAIGLDVGGTKILAAVVNEKGKITYQKKYPVEPFKGDRFPEYVVQVIEEVLDTSGEELSSIKGIGIATAGIIDSEEKKIVFAQNLGLEHCAIGEALKNHFNIPVKLYNDANAAAVAEYTWGHKKAEHLAYVTIGTGVGAGIISHGKLIRGFSDNAGEFGHISVNVHGERCGCGHRGCLELYTSGPAMEQSVAEKRGLSGRISMREINEMADDGDVVCREVLDHAGYHLGMGLVNLVHLFNSTSIVLGGGVMQSGEYLFERIRETVDTYLMNGLKGSVQLHRSRFSSEIGALGAGSGFFANSEEKSRISLV is encoded by the coding sequence TTGAAGAAAGCGATTGGTTTAGATGTGGGTGGCACGAAGATTCTTGCTGCTGTTGTAAATGAAAAAGGTAAGATAACTTACCAAAAAAAATACCCAGTCGAACCTTTTAAAGGGGATCGGTTTCCGGAGTATGTGGTCCAGGTAATCGAGGAGGTTCTCGATACATCGGGAGAAGAACTCTCCTCGATTAAGGGAATTGGTATTGCTACAGCAGGCATTATAGACTCTGAAGAGAAGAAAATCGTGTTTGCACAGAATTTGGGGCTTGAACATTGTGCAATCGGCGAAGCGCTCAAGAATCACTTTAACATTCCTGTGAAGTTGTATAACGATGCCAATGCTGCCGCCGTTGCAGAGTATACGTGGGGCCATAAAAAAGCGGAACACTTAGCCTATGTTACGATCGGCACAGGTGTTGGTGCGGGGATCATCTCACACGGAAAGCTGATCCGCGGGTTCAGTGACAATGCGGGTGAATTCGGGCATATCTCGGTGAATGTGCATGGGGAGCGTTGTGGCTGCGGTCATCGTGGCTGTCTCGAGTTGTACACCTCTGGACCAGCAATGGAACAATCAGTCGCAGAAAAACGCGGCTTGAGTGGCCGCATTTCCATGCGTGAGATCAATGAAATGGCTGATGACGGAGATGTGGTTTGCCGGGAAGTACTGGATCATGCTGGTTATCACCTTGGAATGGGGCTTGTAAACCTCGTCCACCTGTTCAACTCGACTTCTATTGTCTTAGGAGGAGGGGTTATGCAGTCGGGAGAGTATTTGTTTGAACGGATTCGGGAAACAGTCGATACGTATCTTATGAACGGACTTAAAGGAAGCGTTCAATTACATAGATCAAGGTTCAGCTCTGAAATCGGAGCGTTAGGGGCAGGGAGTGGGTTTTTCGCGAACAGTGAGGAGAAGTCGCGTATTTCTTTAGTATAG